The region GAGCAATGAAGAAGACAAATAAAGTAAGGTAATTTAAGAGAATGGAGAGGTTAAGGGGTGATACTTTAGATAGAGCAACTTGAAAGACTTCTTTATGGTATTATTTGAAGAAAGGAtaagattatttaaataaaagggagagatctttccagagaaaataaaagtgtaagTTGAGTTGTGAGCATGCTTAGAacgtaaaaaaattaataaggcgATAAGAATAACTTGAACATTATAAAATgagcataaagatcagagataTAATAGCAGGACGTGTGAATCATGACAGAggatttacattttctttgagaAAGCCTACTGCGGTGTTTTGTTCAGGCTGTTGATATAAACTGGTAACGTTTCAAGCAGGAACTATTGAAAAGGAGAAGGGGCATGACAACAAATTGATTTTGTAGGAGTCTTccaagtaagtttttttttttttttttttttttttttttgcggtacgcgggtctctcactgttgtggcttctctcgttgcggagcataggctccggacgcgcaggctcagcggccgtggctcacgggcctcgttgctccgcggcatgtgggatcttccgggaccggggcacgaacccgtgtcccctgcatcagcaggcggactctcaaccactgcgccaccagggaagcccccgagtaAGTTTTGAGGGCTGGCTTTGACCAGAATATTAGTCACAGAATTTGTGAGAAACAGTTCAAAATctgaatatattataatatttctttacAGCTTGGATATGGAAGGTTAGCCAAAATGAGTAGTCTAGGTTAAGGCCAAGGTTTTTGCCTCATAAGTGACATAGAAAGCACAGGTTTGGGTGGGGAGAGGAATCACTGAATGATGAGAACTGGGATTAGAATGCTGAGAATGGAAAGGTTTTAGGGGCAAGAAATCAAGAGTTCCGTTTTGAATACGTTATGCGTGAGATGTCTGCTATACCTAACATGTAAAGATATTGGGAAAACATTTGGATATTCATTCTCAGATTTCTGGCATTTCTGGAAGAAGTTTgggttgaaagatttttaaaaaatagattgttCAGATTATAAGTGGAATTTCAGCACACTGTCATGATCTGGTTTACTTAGGTAATGACCATAGACATAGTGAAAGGATGAGAAGAATTTGCAGGTCTGAGCTCTATAGTACTCAGCAACTTGgagcaggaaaaaggaagaatatcCATCAAAGAAGCCCAAAAACAGCAAGCTAGGTAGAAAAATAAGTACTGAGAAATTGTGGTTTCCCAGAATCTAGATGAAAAAAGTGATTCAGGGAGGATGGTGAGATCAATCGAATCAAAAATGGCTCAGAAATCaacaaagaaaaaggtaaagaccATCTGGCATGACAATATAGATATCAGTAAACTCAATGGGAGTATTTTCAGTAAAGACATGGGGTCACTGCTATATaacatagggaactctactttgctgtacagtggaaactaacacaacattgtaaaacaactataacccaatgaaaaataaataaataaaaatttttttaaaagacatgggTTCATAAGACTTTTTGAAGTAGACTAAAGAAATAACAGATAAGGTGGGACCAGTAGTGTAGGTTTGACATTTCTGGGTGTTTTCCTATACAATAATTGAAGAAATTgacagcagatttttttttttaattttattttttttcccagaagcccccagatttttttttagtaaggaAGAGCTTTTGCagcagctttttattttgatgaacatGCTCCAGTAGAGATGAACATTAATGCCATAGTAGAGGATGGGAATAATTTCCAgagcagtgtctttttttttttttttttttttttttttgccctttgaAACCATATTTTTAATGTTCTCATCAAACTGTGTCAATACAATTTGAAGCAAATGCCAGCTGGAAAACCAGGCCCAGAAATTCATAAAGGAAACAATCTTCCAAACAACAAGGAATGCCAAGGTGCTCTTCCACTCCAGCTGCACTATTAGTGGCCATGATGGTACCAGTCAGCCAGTGTTATCCATGTTACCGACTGTTTACCACATCATCAATTTTCAGAATGCTCCGGACAGTTTCAGTTGCTAGAGTCAGTGCACTGACTGAAACCAGCAGAGGCTGGACAACCAGTTCCTCCAGTATGTTGGAAATACCACCCTTTCGGACATTAATGCCTGTAGTTTTTTCTCCTTGGGCATGCCTGTTTCTTAGTTCTGTTACTGTAGAAATGGGATTCAGGCCAGCATTTTCAGCTAGTGTAGATGGAATGACCTCCATAGCATCTGCAAAAGCACGAACGCAGTAGGATTCCATACCACTCAATGTTCGTGAGTATTCAGTTAACCGCAGGGCCAGTTCTATTTCTGGAGCACCACCTCCTGCAATAAGAGCCCTCTTCTTCACTAAACAGCGAATAACACATAGGGCATCATGAATGGAACGCTCAGCTTCTTCAATCACCAATTTGTTAGAACCACGAACAACGATTGTAACTGTTTTTCCAGGGCTTGCACAGCCTGTAATCTTGATCAGTTTGCCAGAACCATTTAAGCTGACCTCCTCAGCTAACTCAGCCGATCCCAGCATGTCAGCAGTGAACTGGTCAATATGAGCAACTGGTTTGGTTCCAATAGTCTTACAAATGAATTCAATATCTTCTCTTTCAATATCCTTAACCACCATAATCTTCATTTTGTTCAGGAAATGTAATGCAAGATCACTAAGAGCATCTCTTAGAATAGACTTCTGTATGAGAAGAACATTACatcctgttttcttaatttgcttCACTAAATTTAGAATATAGGCTCTCTCCTCTCGAAGTACTCGGTCCATCTGGACGTAGTCAGAAACTACTATTTGATTGTCCATATCTGTTTTGGGAGCAGATAAGCAGAACTGAATAAGCCCAATCTTAGCCTTTTCAACCCTGGTTATACCAGAATTTGCCACCTTTTGAGTAAGAACCAGACCTTCCACCAACTCACAGTCATCAATTGTCCCACCAAGTTTCTTAACTATTTTAACATCTCTAAGATCTACACTAGTAGCTGTGGCTGGGTCAATCACTTTCATCACTGCATTTACAGTCATTGGAGAAAGGAGACTTGAATATTGAGAGACAACCTTTGAGTTCAATGAAGTGGCTGCACTATTTAACAAAGTTTCTCTGTCACTCAGTTCCACAGGTCGAGACATGTCAGTCAAGATTTCAATACCCTTTTCCAAAGCCTTCTGGAATGACTCAGAAATGATGGTGGGATGAATCCCTTTCTGAAGAAGCTTGGTACAGGAATCTAAGAGAGAGCCAGCAATAATGACCACTGACGTCGTGCCATCTCCTGCTTCTATATCCTGAGCCTTAGATAGCTCCACCAGCATTCTGGCTGCTGGATGTAACACCTGCATTTGTTTCAGAATGGTGGCACCATCATTTGTAATGGTCACATCACCTTTTCCATCTTGAATCATTTTATCCATTCCTTTCGGTCCAAGGCTTGTTCTAATAGCATCAGCAACGGCTTTGGCCGCGGAGATGTTGCTGAAGCGGATCTGGGCCGGCTTATCGCGGTCCTGATAGGCGCTCTTCCCGCGGCCGGCGGCAGCACCGGCGGGCGGCCCGCTCCGGGTGACTATGTTTTCCGGCATGGCAAGCTTGGACGGGTCTGCGTGAGCTCTGGAAGGACGGATGGACGCGGATTCCGGCTGGCCCGGGACTAACGGTAAGCACCCACCCAGAGCAGTGTCTTTGAGTAGAAATCGATTGTGCCAGAGAAGAGATTGCCTAATATAGAAACTGTTGAACCAAGAGGGAAGACAGAGTATGTGGTAGTAGGTGGAGAGAGTTttagagggaaattaaaatactcTTCTGATTGATTATATTCTCTTAGTGAACTAAAAGGTAATCAAGAGAGGGTGAAGGTGGAGAAAGGCTCAAGGAGGAAGAGCGGGTGTGAAATACATACTTGCAAGTGAGATAATGAATTCACAAGGGAAGTATAGCAGGTGGGGCAGCAGAGATACTTCCCATTTAAGATTTGTGGTTAAAACCTAAGAGTAAATCCAGTCAGCATCGCTACGTGAATTCCTTCAGCTTTGAGAAACCTCTCTGGTGCGGAAATAAAGTAGGCTTAGTTGAATTTAAATACAGTTTAAGTAGGGTTTTGCTGGTAATCTGGGGAGAAAGGAAGGCAAGAGAGTTGATGATATATACAATCAATTAATTCTGTTGCTGGATCATGGATTCAGTTGTACTAGGAAGTAATGAGAAATACAAGGTCGTGAGTTACAGAGATTAAAAAGGTATCAGCCCCACAGGATTGGAAATCTTGGTGAGGTTGGATAATTTTACTAAGAAGAATACTTAAAGAAATGAatacaatggaacagaatacttGATATTGGGATTTGGTATTGAGGTAATTATTAGTTAGGAAAAGATTGTGACATACAACCATAGTAGTGGATGGCTGAGGCAAAGTATAGGACACAGTTTTTGGAGGTTAATAACCTGAGACATCTACCTGAAGCCCAAGCCAtcctaatttttacatttttgaatttGTCAATTCACATTTATCAGCTGGTCCAGGTTTAATCAACAGCAGAGGAAATAAACATTATTAGAGCATCTATATTTTCTTATGTAGTAAGGCAGTTACTAGAGATAAAAAGAAGTGTAAAACTCTTTTTATTCAAGGAAttttatctctttgagataaAAGTAAAGATGTAAGAGTAATGGTGAAGAAGCAAGACAAACAGGAAATTGatgatttagtatttttattatctgtttgTAATGACCATCTTTGCTGGTTgcctaataaattttattttgatttctgtttgtaaGTTATCTCTTCTAGTAAGTTACACACAGTCACAGAGTATCTATTCTTTAAATAGCATTGCAGGTAAAAAGCAAGATACACATATTGGAAATAATAG is a window of Delphinus delphis chromosome 18, mDelDel1.2, whole genome shotgun sequence DNA encoding:
- the LOC132413593 gene encoding T-complex protein 1 subunit delta, producing MPENIVTRSGPPAGAAAGRGKSAYQDRDKPAQIRFSNISAAKAVADAIRTSLGPKGMDKMIQDGKGDVTITNDGATILKQMQVLHPAARMLVELSKAQDIEAGDGTTSVVIIAGSLLDSCTKLLQKGIHPTIISESFQKALEKGIEILTDMSRPVELSDRETLLNSAATSLNSKVVSQYSSLLSPMTVNAVMKVIDPATATSVDLRDVKIVKKLGGTIDDCELVEGLVLTQKVANSGITRVEKAKIGLIQFCLSAPKTDMDNQIVVSDYVQMDRVLREERAYILNLVKQIKKTGCNVLLIQKSILRDALSDLALHFLNKMKIMVVKDIEREDIEFICKTIGTKPVAHIDQFTADMLGSAELAEEVSLNGSGKLIKITGCASPGKTVTIVVRGSNKLVIEEAERSIHDALCVIRCLVKKRALIAGGGAPEIELALRLTEYSRTLSGMESYCVRAFADAMEVIPSTLAENAGLNPISTVTELRNRHAQGEKTTGINVRKGGISNILEELVVQPLLVSVSALTLATETVRSILKIDDVVNSR